The genome window TGGCCGTGGTTTCTGGTGCACCACTTCAGGGGGTATGTACAGTgtaattaattttgaattatataaAACCATACTTTACATATTAATATAAGCTTTCCTGTTTGTGGCTAACTCAAAAATATACAACAGCATTGAACCTCACTTCGCAGAAATTTTAGACTTCTTTTTGGATATCGTTTCTTACATAGTCTACTTCACTTTGTGCTACACGTTTTGAGTTTATTAGGATTTAGATTCAGATACCTTTTACTAGTTcattctcctttgtcttctgcatTTAGTCATTTACTAAGTCCTGTtgattctgtttctgtttcttgtattcattttgtctgttttttatcCATTCTAGTCCTACTATAACCATATTCAGGGTTTCTATACTTCTAGCCTTCATTATTATAGTACTCTCTTAAATTTCCTCTAGTAACTTATTTCGATGGTACTAAGCTGTTGCTAAGTTAATCATTCTGAAATACACATATAGGTCTATCGTATCTTTGTTgctcataatctttttttttgttgttgttgttgttgttgagacggagtctcactctgtcacccaggctggagtgcaatggtgtgatctcagctcactgcaacctctgcctcttgggttcaagtgattctcctgccttagcctcccaagtagctgggactacaagtgcgtgccaccatgcccggctaattatttgtattttcagtagagaccgggtttcaccatgttgaccacactggtctcaaacacctgacttcaggtgatccacctgcctcgacctcccagagtgctgggattacaggcatgagccactgcgccaagccTTTGCTCTTTAgtcttttaacattctttttgaAATCCAAAGCTCCATGTAATTAGACTCCATATTCTAGCTTAATTATAATGGATCTGATAACCTTTTATTAAGGTTATTGCTATGACCATAGCACTTTGTACCACTTATTATAATTGTAGTTAAATCTGTGTCTGTCTTGTTGCCATATCCCAATGCATATACAGTACCTAGCATGTAtgtatttaccaaatatttatagaaaacttGTGTTAGTGGTGATGCAGTTGGGAAAACAAATAATAGTAGGTATTTTAAGAggttgaaaaattgaaaaaaacataATTGCAGATAGCTAGTTGCTTCTCCTAGGACTGGGATGACACAGGGGAGAGACTGGAGTTAGCAGAACCTAGAACCTTGAGGGAAGAGCCCCGCAGAGCTGGGACTCAGACCTCGAATGAGGGGACACTACTGGTGCCTCTGAGGGGTTGTAATGAGGCTGGTTCTGGGAGTGTCAGTAAAAGCTGCAGACTGGAACCAACTGCTACTGCCAGGGTAAAGGGCCAGGCTTACACAGTACTGACAGGAGCAGGAAGCACAAAGGAAGGAACGAGGTGCTTGTCACTCCAGTCACTGacaaacaaaattataatttgcACAGTTAGGCCCAGCATCACCAAGTAGAGTCTAGAAGGGTGGATTTGGAGCTGACAAATAGTAGCTTAATATCTGTTACCACCTACTCCTTTGACTACTAGTATATCCACACACTTGTACAGATACTTGAATTTCAtttgacaacaacaacaactttatACTTTCTCCTTAAAAGATGAACTTCTTCATAAAATCAGAGTTCAGCAAACTTTATAAAGGGCTTCATAATAAATACCTTAGGCTTTCATGGTCACTTATGATCTTTATCACATattcttgttgtttttttgtttataatctttaaaaatataaaaatcatttttaactcAGGGGTGTACGAAATGAAGCCATGTACCCCTCGATATAAATGAAGTTGCTCTCACCCTTTCTCTAGAAAGGGATGATACCAGTTAATGTGGCCATCTCTGGGCAGTGGTCATGGTATTGATTACTATATGATATTAATTACCCTTATAAGTATTCACATTCacaacagaatatttttaatttaaaggcaAAAGTGTAAAGTTAACCACTACTAGCAATTCATACATAAAGGTAAAAGGAGGTATAGAGGAACAGAAAGATTAATTGCTGTATTTACAggaaatatacaaatacaaagaAGAGAGTCATAGCTGCTCTGATTCTTATTTTAGTAACTGATCATGAGGCTGTAGTTAAAATTTAGAACTTCCTTTGTTCATTAAATGGATGCTTAGATCCCTTTGCCCTTGGGCAATACTTCAGctggtctttttttaaaaaaagttaatacCTAGAAGGGTGACCTAAACCTTCATTTTTTGTGTCTGCATATCCAGGGTTCTTCAGTGCgccaccttttctttttcttctgttttattttaaattaatttgttgCCGGAGATTTCTGTTAACTCTTCAtatctagtgaatttttcatttcatatattttatttttcttctcttgatgTTCCATCCGGATCTTCCTCTCCCCAGctatttattgaggtataattaacaaataaaaattgtttatattcaacTGTATATCTCAATACAACTTGATGTATtgataaacaaacacacacaaacacacacattgtgaaatgattaccacagtcAAGGTTATTAACATATCtgtcacctcacatagttatatttcttttggtgtgtggtgagaacacttaagatgtactcttagcaaatttcaagtatacagtacagtattattaactatagttactatgctgtacattagatctgtAGAACGTACTCATAACTGAAAATTTGTACACTTTGACcaacattttctcattctttgccctgcccatccccagcccctgacaacctCCCTTCTAGtctctacttctgtgagtttgactcttttcagattccacgtaTAAGTGAGACCCAGACggtacttgtctttctgtgtctggcttatttcacttggaaTAATATTCTCTATGTTTATTCATGTTGTCCAAatgggaggatttcctctttttaatgGCCTAATATTGTTCCATTTCCTTTTTGGTTGGGGAAAGGTTCCACTTAAAATAAGACACCAGTTTTGGTTAGGAAAActtgaaaaattagaaacttGTAACATGGTACCTGACACAGGTCCCTAATGTAGGTAATCTGGAGCATTCTGGTTCGTGCATATGATTTGTTAATCATAATAATAGATGGTTATTAGAGGGGAGGAGACATAATAGTTGACTCTCTTTTGTGTGCCAGTGCCCATGCacttttcatttaatcctcccagtAACACTGAGGTAAGAAGTTTGCCTCTTGTTTGGAAATTCTGAAAGGATAAGCAGATTGTCAAAGATTGTGACATAAAGAACCgtctggaaaatatttcaaaagtataTGGCCTTTAAGTTCAAAGATAATACATTTGAGATGAAGACAAGCCAATATACTGGTGAAACAAATGCCAGTGAATTCAAAGGACAAGAGAGAGTCATTGAATCTGTTAGAGATGATATGTGTGGGAATAAGTTAGTGAAGAATTAGTAATAGAGCCAGTGCCATTTTCATAGACATCAAACTTTATCTGAAGGAAATTATTTGTGGATTGCCCAGTTAATTATCATTGTTCTTTTCAAGGAGTGTTTCTAAATATTGACACATTGTATACGGTTTTGTCAGCAGTTGGTAGCAAGACCTTCCAGTGTGAACTATATGGTGGCTCCTGTAACTGGTAATGATGTTGGAATTCGTAGAGCAGAAATTAAGCAAGGGATTCGTGAAGTCATTTTGTGTAAGGATCAAGATGGAAAAATTGGACTCAGGCTTAAATCAATAGATAATGTAAGTATTTTAAATACCTATTTGAATTTGTCTAAATATCTTACATAATTGATTAAcgttaaaataatttgaaatggaaATGCTTTAATTATAATAGTGCATCTGttgttgagaatattttaaatctaCTAACTTAAATTTGTTCAGTTGGGGACGTTCTATTTTGCAGAGGCATAGCTGGGACTTCCAACCACATTACTTtgaaagatgtttttcttttctgaatattcTAACTGGAATACATTTCACTGGCCTACGTATATTATAATGTACTTTGTATAATAGAATTGTGGCAATTAAATAGAGCAGATGTGAAGGTTAAGAAAAAACTGACCAATAATAGTCAATGTcggtgtgccttttttttttttttttttttttgagacacagtctcgcactgtcgccaggctgcagtgcagtggcgcgatcttgactcactgcaacttccgtctcccaggtGTGTGCGCATTTTTAAACCAAATGATCGGTATTTAACTTGTGAGGTGGTTTTTGCAGATTTGTTATTAACATCCTTCATATTTGAATTTAATAGGtcattttttgagttttttgagtaaaagtttctttctaattagGGCAGCCATTACTTTATAATTACCTCTCACCTTAATATACTGAATATATGAAACAGGGTTACTCTCTGAGGAACCATTTAGAATTGTTAAGGACGTGCTGAGTCTTTACCCCAATTTACAGTTTCAGCCATTACCTTATTGGATTCAGTTTCAGTCATACATCTGTAGCTTAGTGCATCCAGCCTTTCAACACAGAAAATGGTAAGTGTGGTGCACTGCTGTAAATGGAGGAGGCTGATCTTGGCAGGAAGCCCCAACCCTGCCTGCCCACCCAGGGGGCTGAGGCCATCGATGATGGCCTTGCTCACTTGTATCTTATTCAAAATACATCTGTGTGCTTGGTTGGGATGCTCTGACTTTGCTGCCCTTTCTCCAAAATCTTCAGGGAATAGAGGATACTGCTGCCCCTTCCGCCAGGATTCCTCTTGTGTTCTTTCCTCTGTCCTAAAGAGAAAAGATACTTTTCATAGGCCCCTTGGCCCCACTGTAGGAAATACTTGCAGTGGATTTGTTCACTTGGCCAAagggcatttttttcttatatgggGTGCTACCTAGTTCTTGCTTATCACTCTACAATGTAACAGATGCGTGATAGAAATATGTGACCTAGCTTAGGATTGAGGTAGATGcacttacattttatttaccaggcttattcttcttttatacttatctatttatattttgttcaaCTTCTGATTGAGATTTTACGTAAGTAAAAATATCCATGTAAGTAGTTATTTGTTAACAGTACTTgagttttctgtatttatttgtgtgttcttTATAAGCCTGTACATGTGGATTTAATATGCCCATCTTTTTAGTCTGACAAACTTTAATCTTACTTGATTATACACAATTTAGCCAATGGGTAAAGGAATGTTTCAGCTCAAAAGGTAGAATTATGACCTTAAACTGTCATTTATTAAGCTGTAAAAGAACTCACCAAACTTTTTAATATGTGACTTGCTTTTCCCCTAAATATGATTATGGACTGATAATCTGGTATTCTATCAGACTCATTAGACACTTGCATTTATTAAAGTTGTCCCACTCTATTTTCCTTAGTTTTGTATTCCAAGTTGAAAGGGGGGATTGTGGTTGGTCAGGTGGGTTATGATTTGGTATAAAAATTGCCATTGAAATCTCACTTTTTTGCCGTATTCTTTGGAGTTACTGTCTTGataaatttttcagtttcttttgagGTGATAACTGGATAGACTcctatagtttttccttttttttttttttttaatcactaaggTAGAGTTTTTAACAAACAGTTGTTTCCTAATTTTCCAGCATTTTAAACCGTATCATAGTAGTGGTAAATGacgaaaattattttcttattatctaGGGTATATTTGTTCAGCTAGTCCAGGCTAATTCTCCAGCCTCATTGGTTGGTCTGAGATTTGGGGACCAAGTACTCCAGATCAATGGTGAAAACTGTGCAGGGTGGAGCTCAGATAAAGCGCACAAGGTGCTCAAACAGGCTTTTGGAGAGAAGATTACCATGACCATTCGTGACAGGTAAGCTGTTACTAAACAGCTCAAATGAAAATTCAATactagttttccatttttttgggcTTTCAGAGTCTGTGAATGTATTATTTTGTTgcagaaaatgataaaatgttattGATGAGCCTTACAGTCTTGCAGCTGTGTGGTGCagactgtttgtttgtttgtttttaaagcatgtttttaaagCATTCTGATATGATACCTTATTTCAGAATTTATAGGACAAATCTctctagaaaatagaaaatgtatgttGGAGAAGTAACTGAGTAGCAGGGTATCTCTGAGCTCACTTTCCGACTTACTGCTTAGATACATCTGGCCTAGTTTTATCAGGACTCTCAAATTGTAGACATACTATCACAGTGGTGCCTCATTGTGAGGGTCACAGCCCATGCAGACTTCCAAGTAGTGTGGGAGTTCTGAAAACCGTATCAAGACTTTTGGGTAGTTATGAAGCAGTAGTTTCCAAGAACATGGAATATTCTGTTTAGCAGCTCATTCACTTAGACCTTAAACATTTAGCACATGAAACAGGGGCctccatttattttcttgtctaCTCCTTACCCAATTAAGGGTAGACCTATATCACATTGCTATAGTAAGCTTTTGAGTTTTTGTTCCTTCTCAGTGAAACTTCTGTTTTATCTTTGTGTTTCCAGTTGCTCATTCAGTTTAGGTATTTAGTAAATGTTTCAGATGAATGTCCTTTTTACTGTAAGCAGAGTTTCAAAGAGTAAGTTGTACTAACAGGAAGAAATGCCTCTTCTGAATTTAATATTGTAAACACAAGTTTATCATAAAACCCTTATGATAACATGATAACAGAGTTTATAGAGAATCAAGCAAACGTAACTGGTGTAACAACTTTAGAGGGACAGCTGGATGCCTTTTAATAATAGCTGCATGCCTTCCTTTCCAAAGGGGCTTGAGGAACTTAACGTCTTACTGCTgctctagtttttcttttcaaatatagcAGTGTATAAAATTTTCAAAGTCAAGTTGTGAGAAATATTTTAGaggttttaaacaaaagaaatagttCCTAAATATGATTTGGCTGTAGAAAATAccaaaagttaataaaaaataaaaattatttttaccacTGTGATTTAGTTAAAAAGCTTATCTTATTCTTAATGCTGTAAAGTCTgattaattataaaggaaaaacattGATAAAACCATATAAAGCAGTTGTCTTTGATACTTAAAGAAGGAAATGTTGATTAGTAAATCAGTCAAACCATAatgaataaacttaaaaaaaacttttacacaAAGATGTTCTGTGAATGTATAAAATCAGAGCTGTAAGTTGCTCTTATTAGAAACAGTGTTTATTATAAAAGTGTCCAATATGGCAACATTTATGGTATATGAAATCCATTAAAATGTTTACCTTAGAATTAAGTTTTTAATATAACCCATTATGTTTGTAGGCCCTTTGAACGGACGATTACCATGCATAAGGATAGCACTGGACATGTtggttttatctttaaaaatggaaaaataacatcCATAGTGAAAGATAGCTCTGCAGCCAGAAATGGTCTTCTCACAGAACATAACATCTGTGAAATCAATGGACAGAATGTCATTGGATTGAAGGTAAGGAACAGACTTTGTGCCATGTTCTGCTGCAGTTTTTGAAAATGTCTGTCTTTTGACTGTATTTAGGTGGTGCTGTTTTCAGTGACTTAGGTGGGAGATGGGGAACGTGGGGCCTGGGTTCTTGCTCTAGCCAGTCACGGGAATTATTTGGGCTGTTATCTAGAACTACAGTTCCTATAACAAGGGGGGTGGAATCAATGATTTCAGAAGTACCTCACACTAGAATTCTGTGGAAATATGGGCAACAAAGATTTTTATGACATTCTAAATGAATAGTTGCCCAACATTTCTCAATCCAGGAATACAAGGAAATGAATAATAGTTTTGGTTcatattaatactttatttttatagtttttctcctCCACAAATTCCTAAATAAGTCTGTCTTAAGGTCAAAAAGTTTTAAGCATGACCTCCTCATTTCGTAGACTTTGATTTAGAATACACAGTTAACTAAGAGGAGATGGTAGTATTGTATATggggaaaattatttaatattcagaaaggaaaagggttttttttttttgactaaaaTATTCAACTCAGTTTACTTAAGCAAACTGGTTACTAGCTGTAAAATAGTGTACAATTAAACTTGGTaagaaatactagaaaaaaatgccgggcgcagtggctcacgcctgtaatcccagcactttgggaggccgaggcgggcggatcacaaggtcaggagatcgagaccacggtgaaaccccgtctctactaaaaatacaaaaaattagccgggcgcggttgtgggcgcctgtagtcccagctactcgggaggctgaggcaggagaatggcgtgaatccgggaggcggagcttgcagtgagccgagatcgcgccactgcactccagcctgggcgacagagcgagactccgtctcaaaaaaaaaaaaaaaaaaagaaatactagaaaaaaattagaaataccaAGCAGGATTTTAGAGATCTTAACAAAACATAACAggacatatattttgtatttctttaccAAGACTGgcataattttgtatttattaaataaagccTCTGTGGAATTGatttttaatatgtgtttttATCAGGACTCTCAAATTGCAGACATACTATCAACATCTGGGACTGTAGTTACTATTACAATCATGCCTGCTTTTATCTTTGAACATATTATTAAGCGGTAAGTAAACAATTCCTCAACTTAATGCATATGGTCGTGTGACTTAATGTAAGCACTATAGTTTAATTCTCAGCCCTTTGGGTCTTTTACCTAAGGAATGAATACTGGTGTTTATCTAGAAATTTGAAGTAAGTTATTTAAGTCAGCGGGGTTGGTAAGGATGAGCTCTTACAACTTCCCAAGTATGGAATAAAATCCACATATACTTTCCTCAGTTTTGATATTGCCTAGTAGAAGAATGCAAGGAAAAGTGGGCATGCTTTTAGCTTTCAATTTGCAGTACAATTGACTGCAGTTGTACTGCCTGCCACTCCTCTGCTCAGTATAAATATAGTTGTAGTGGTTCGTAATGGAGAATTCTTGCTGGTGGAATGCTAGGAGTAAGTTTCCCTTCTCTCCAGAATCTCAGGAAGCAGATAGACATGTGTGGTGTGTTGGTGCTATCTGTGCTCAGGAACTGAGGATTAGAAAGCCAAGTgatcagaaatgaaaagaggCAACAAGGTTACTTCTATACAGCTTTTCGTATCCTAGCATCTACCATAGCTGTTTTTGTCAAGCCAGCTTGGAATCCTTCTTTCAGAACCTCTATCATGCATgtgaaaatgagatttaaaagatTCATAAACATAACCATTGTAATGAAATTTGTATGTTGGCTTCTGGATAGAATGCACCTCCCTACGCTTCGAGGGGGTAAAAAGGAGTTATTGTCATGACTAATTGTTCTAaggttctctttttttaaatcactgatgGATCCCTCTACCCCAACTCATCACAGCcgtgtcattttctgttttttaaaattcaccaggtttggccgggcgtggtggctcaagcctgtaatcccagcactttgggaggccgagacgggtggatcacgagggtcaggagatcgagaccatcatg of Macaca fascicularis isolate 582-1 chromosome 8, T2T-MFA8v1.1 contains these proteins:
- the SDCBP gene encoding syntenin-1 isoform X1 gives rise to the protein MSLYPSLEDLKVDKVIQAQTAFSANPANPAILSEASAPISQDRNLYPKLYPELSQYMGLSLNEEEIRANVAVVSGAPLQGQLVARPSSVNYMVAPVTGNDVGIRRAEIKQGIREVILCKDQDGKIGLRLKSIDNGIFVQLVQANSPASLVGLRFGDQVLQINGENCAGWSSDKAHKVLKQAFGEKITMTIRDRPFERTITMHKDSTGHVGFIFKNGKITSIVKDSSAARNGLLTEHNICEINGQNVIGLKDSQIADILSTSGTVVTITIMPAFIFEHIIKRMAPSIMKSLMDHTIPEV
- the SDCBP gene encoding syntenin-1 isoform X2; translation: MSLYPSLEDLKVDKVIQAQTAFSANPANPAILSEASAPISQDRNLYPKLYPELSQYMGLSLNEEEIRANVAVVSGAPLQGLVARPSSVNYMVAPVTGNDVGIRRAEIKQGIREVILCKDQDGKIGLRLKSIDNGIFVQLVQANSPASLVGLRFGDQVLQINGENCAGWSSDKAHKVLKQAFGEKITMTIRDRPFERTITMHKDSTGHVGFIFKNGKITSIVKDSSAARNGLLTEHNICEINGQNVIGLKDSQIADILSTSGTVVTITIMPAFIFEHIIKRMAPSIMKSLMDHTIPEV